In one window of Spirochaetaceae bacterium DNA:
- a CDS encoding type II toxin-antitoxin system VapC family toxin, producing MIVLDTSVVIDLFIDGDAADATDAIIGLGEGALSAITVFELLSGVRDPAHLHQRRELIDTCHVLEVSREVSFRAAELYSHLRDAGQLIQNEDLLIAATALVRRCPLHTLNRRHYQRVPSLRLHEWSAG from the coding sequence GTGATCGTTCTCGACACCAGCGTAGTCATCGATCTGTTCATCGACGGCGATGCCGCCGACGCAACCGATGCGATCATTGGGCTCGGTGAAGGCGCGCTATCCGCCATCACGGTGTTCGAACTGCTCTCCGGCGTGCGCGATCCCGCACACCTGCACCAGCGGCGCGAACTGATCGACACCTGCCACGTGCTGGAGGTGTCTCGTGAAGTGTCGTTCCGCGCGGCGGAGCTCTATTCCCACCTGCGCGATGCCGGACAACTGATTCAAAACGAGGATCTGCTTATCGCCGCCACGGCACTGGTGCGACGCTGTCCACTTCACACCCTCAACCGCAGGCACTACCAGAGAGTCCCCTCACTCAGGCTGCACGAGTGGAGCGCGGGATGA